A single Anopheles arabiensis isolate DONGOLA chromosome X, AaraD3, whole genome shotgun sequence DNA region contains:
- the LOC120906401 gene encoding potassium voltage-gated channel protein Shaker isoform X3 produces MAAVAGLYGLGDDSRHQRQRRQQAQQANQDKTDKTPDGLSEPSLPKLSSQDEEGGAAHGFGGGHTHFEPIPHDHDFCERVVINVSGLRFETQLRTLNQFPDTLLGDPDRRLRYFDPLRNEYFFDRNRPSFDAILYYYQSGSGRLRRPVNVPLDVFSEEIKFYELGEQATNKFREDEGFIKEEEKPLPSNENQRKVWLLFEYPESSQAARVVAIISVFVILLSIVIFCLETLPEFKHYKVFNTTTNGTKIEEDEVPDITDPFFLIETICIIWFTFELSVRFLACPNKLNFFRDVMNIIDIIAIIPYFITLATVVAEEEDTLNLPKAPVSPQDKSTNQAMSLAILRVIRLVRVFRIFKLSRHSKGLQILGRTLKASMRELGLLIFFLFIGVVLFSSAVYFAEAGSENSFFKSIPDAFWWAVVTMTTVGYGDMTPVGVWGKIVGSLCAIAGVLTIALPVPVIVSNFNYFYHRETDQEEMQSQNFNHVTSCPYLPGTLGQHLKKTSLSESSSDMMDLEDGVETTPGLLGEQNRMVPFLGAHLTDKQQLQQQQQNCCKQPSNGGGGGGGGLGGGGGVGSGGGGVGDIGGGLGIGGGSGAGGVVGGAVGGVAGGAGSIGGTNNNLQQRHNSALAVSIETDV; encoded by the exons GTCTCTACCCAAGTTGAGCAGTCAGGATGAAGAAGGGGGGGCGGCGCACGGTTTTGGGGGAGGTCATACTCATTTTGAACCAATACCACACGATCACGATTTCTGCGAGAGAGTTGTCATCAAT GTCAGTGGTTTGCGGTTTGAAACCCAGCTACGAACGCTAAACCAGTTTCCCGATACTCTACTAGGCGATCCGGACAGAAGGCTGCGGTATTTCGATCCGCTGCGGAATGAGTATTTTTTTGATCGGAATCGGCCGAGCTTTGATGCCATTTTGTATTATTATCAAAGCGGTA GCGGTCGATTACGGAGACCAGTCAACGTACCTTTAGATGTATTTAGCGAAGAGATTAAGTTTTATGAATTAGGCGAACAAGCAACTAATAAATTtag ggaggaTGAAGGTTTTATcaaggaggaggagaaacCTTTGCCTTCGAATGAAAATCAAAGAAAGGTTTGGTTATTATTTGAATACCCCGAGAGTTCGCAGGCCGCCAGGGTTGTAGCCATAATTAGCGTATTTGTTATACTTTTATCAATTGTTATATTCTGTCTAGAAACATTACCCGAATTTAAACATTATAAG GTGttcaatacaacaacaaatggCACAAAGATCGAGGAGGATGAGGTGCCTGACATTACGGATCCATTCTTCCTCATAGAGACGATATGCATAATATGGTTTACGTTTGAACTTAGTGTCAG GTTCCTTGCTTGTccgaataaattaaatttcttcAGGGATGTTATGAATATAATCGATATAATCGCAATCATTCCTTATTTCATTACATTAGCAACTGTAGTCGCCGAAGAAGAGGATACGTTAAATCTTCCCAAGGCGCCAGTAAGTCCTCAG GACAAGTCAACGAATCAGGCTATGTCCTTAGCAATATTGCGGGTGATACGATTAGTGCGAGTGTTtcgaatatttaaattatctaGGCATTCGAAAGGATTACAAATTCTAGGCAGAACGTTGAAGGCATCCATGCGAGAGTTAGGTTTACTGATATTTTTCCTGTTCATAG GCGTTGTACTCTTCTCATCGGCGGTATATTTTGCGGAAGCAGGAAGCGAAAATTCATTCTTCAAGTCCATACCAGATGCATTTTGGTGGGCTGTAGTTACCATGACTACTGTCGGATATGGTGACATGAC GCCGGTCGGCGTGTGGGGCAAAATCGTGGGCTCGCTGTGCGCGATTGCCGGTGTACTGACAATCGCACTGCCCGTACCGGTTATCGTCAGCAACTTCAACTACTTCTACCATCGGGAAACGGATCAGGAGGAGATGCAAAGTCAGAACTTCAATCACGTTACCAGCTGTCCGTATCTTCCTGGCACTCTGG GTCAACATCTAAAGAAAACTTCGTTGTCCGAATCGTCGTCCGACATGATGGACCTAGAGGACGGGGTCGAGACAACGCCCGGCCTATTAGGTGAACAAAATCGTATGGTTCCATTTTTAGGAGCGCATCTTACCGATAAACAAcaattgcagcagcagcaacagaactGCTGTAAACAACCAtcgaacggtggtggtggtggtggtggtggtttaggtggtggtggcggtgtaggtagcggcggcggcggcgttggTGATATCGGTGGAGGCCTCGGTATTGGTGGGGGCAGTGGTGCCGGCGGTGTCGTCGGCGGTGCCGTCGGGGGCGTGGCCGGCGGTGCCGGCAGCATCGGTGGAACGAATAATAATTTACAACAACGCCATAATAGCGCTTTAGCTGTTAGTATCGAAACCGATGTCTGA
- the LOC120906401 gene encoding potassium voltage-gated channel protein Shaker isoform X4 → MTMWQSGGMGHGSQNNPWMKLMGIVHKERRHDNTQSQSGSNDRALNMSLPKLSSQDEEGGAAHGFGGGHTHFEPIPHDHDFCERVVINVSGLRFETQLRTLNQFPDTLLGDPDRRLRYFDPLRNEYFFDRNRPSFDAILYYYQSGSGRLRRPVNVPLDVFSEEIKFYELGEQATNKFREDEGFIKEEEKPLPSNENQRKVWLLFEYPESSQAARVVAIISVFVILLSIVIFCLETLPEFKHYKVFNTTTNGTKIEEDEVPDITDPFFLIETICIIWFTFELSVRFLACPNKLNFFRDVMNIIDIIAIIPYFITLATVVAEEEDTLNLPKAPVSPQDKSTNQAMSLAILRVIRLVRVFRIFKLSRHSKGLQILGRTLKASMRELGLLIFFLFIGVVLFSSAVYFAEAGSENSFFKSIPDAFWWAVVTMTTVGYGDMTPVGVWGKIVGSLCAIAGVLTIALPVPVIVSNFNYFYHRETDQEEMQSQNFNHVTSCPYLPGTLGQHLKKTSLSESSSDMMDLEDGVETTPGLLGEQNRMVPFLGAHLTDKQQLQQQQQNCCKQPSNGGGGGGGGLGGGGGVGSGGGGVGDIGGGLGIGGGSGAGGVVGGAVGGVAGGAGSIGGTNNNLQQRHNSALA, encoded by the exons GTCTCTACCCAAGTTGAGCAGTCAGGATGAAGAAGGGGGGGCGGCGCACGGTTTTGGGGGAGGTCATACTCATTTTGAACCAATACCACACGATCACGATTTCTGCGAGAGAGTTGTCATCAAT GTCAGTGGTTTGCGGTTTGAAACCCAGCTACGAACGCTAAACCAGTTTCCCGATACTCTACTAGGCGATCCGGACAGAAGGCTGCGGTATTTCGATCCGCTGCGGAATGAGTATTTTTTTGATCGGAATCGGCCGAGCTTTGATGCCATTTTGTATTATTATCAAAGCGGTA GCGGTCGATTACGGAGACCAGTCAACGTACCTTTAGATGTATTTAGCGAAGAGATTAAGTTTTATGAATTAGGCGAACAAGCAACTAATAAATTtag ggaggaTGAAGGTTTTATcaaggaggaggagaaacCTTTGCCTTCGAATGAAAATCAAAGAAAGGTTTGGTTATTATTTGAATACCCCGAGAGTTCGCAGGCCGCCAGGGTTGTAGCCATAATTAGCGTATTTGTTATACTTTTATCAATTGTTATATTCTGTCTAGAAACATTACCCGAATTTAAACATTATAAG GTGttcaatacaacaacaaatggCACAAAGATCGAGGAGGATGAGGTGCCTGACATTACGGATCCATTCTTCCTCATAGAGACGATATGCATAATATGGTTTACGTTTGAACTTAGTGTCAG GTTCCTTGCTTGTccgaataaattaaatttcttcAGGGATGTTATGAATATAATCGATATAATCGCAATCATTCCTTATTTCATTACATTAGCAACTGTAGTCGCCGAAGAAGAGGATACGTTAAATCTTCCCAAGGCGCCAGTAAGTCCTCAG GACAAGTCAACGAATCAGGCTATGTCCTTAGCAATATTGCGGGTGATACGATTAGTGCGAGTGTTtcgaatatttaaattatctaGGCATTCGAAAGGATTACAAATTCTAGGCAGAACGTTGAAGGCATCCATGCGAGAGTTAGGTTTACTGATATTTTTCCTGTTCATAG GCGTTGTACTCTTCTCATCGGCGGTATATTTTGCGGAAGCAGGAAGCGAAAATTCATTCTTCAAGTCCATACCAGATGCATTTTGGTGGGCTGTAGTTACCATGACTACTGTCGGATATGGTGACATGAC GCCGGTCGGCGTGTGGGGCAAAATCGTGGGCTCGCTGTGCGCGATTGCCGGTGTACTGACAATCGCACTGCCCGTACCGGTTATCGTCAGCAACTTCAACTACTTCTACCATCGGGAAACGGATCAGGAGGAGATGCAAAGTCAGAACTTCAATCACGTTACCAGCTGTCCGTATCTTCCTGGCACTCTGG GTCAACATCTAAAGAAAACTTCGTTGTCCGAATCGTCGTCCGACATGATGGACCTAGAGGACGGGGTCGAGACAACGCCCGGCCTATTAGGTGAACAAAATCGTATGGTTCCATTTTTAGGAGCGCATCTTACCGATAAACAAcaattgcagcagcagcaacagaactGCTGTAAACAACCAtcgaacggtggtggtggtggtggtggtggtttaggtggtggtggcggtgtaggtagcggcggcggcggcgttggTGATATCGGTGGAGGCCTCGGTATTGGTGGGGGCAGTGGTGCCGGCGGTGTCGTCGGCGGTGCCGTCGGGGGCGTGGCCGGCGGTGCCGGCAGCATCGGTGGAACGAATAATAATTTACAACAACGCCATAATAGCGCTTTAGCT TGA
- the LOC120906401 gene encoding potassium voltage-gated channel protein Shaker isoform X5, which produces MCMCTRIVSVCVESILESLPKLSSQDEEGGAAHGFGGGHTHFEPIPHDHDFCERVVINVSGLRFETQLRTLNQFPDTLLGDPDRRLRYFDPLRNEYFFDRNRPSFDAILYYYQSGSGRLRRPVNVPLDVFSEEIKFYELGEQATNKFREDEGFIKEEEKPLPSNENQRKVWLLFEYPESSQAARVVAIISVFVILLSIVIFCLETLPEFKHYKVFNTTTNGTKIEEDEVPDITDPFFLIETICIIWFTFELSVRFLACPNKLNFFRDVMNIIDIIAIIPYFITLATVVAEEEDTLNLPKAPVSPQDKSTNQAMSLAILRVIRLVRVFRIFKLSRHSKGLQILGRTLKASMRELGLLIFFLFIGVVLFSSAVYFAEAGSENSFFKSIPDAFWWAVVTMTTVGYGDMTPVGVWGKIVGSLCAIAGVLTIALPVPVIVSNFNYFYHRETDQEEMQSQNFNHVTSCPYLPGTLGQHLKKTSLSESSSDMMDLEDGVETTPGLLGEQNRMVPFLGAHLTDKQQLQQQQQNCCKQPSNGGGGGGGGLGGGGGVGSGGGGVGDIGGGLGIGGGSGAGGVVGGAVGGVAGGAGSIGGTNNNLQQRHNSALAVSIETDV; this is translated from the exons ATGTGTATGTGCACGCGTATCGTGTCCGTGTGCGTAGAGTCCATCCTAGA GTCTCTACCCAAGTTGAGCAGTCAGGATGAAGAAGGGGGGGCGGCGCACGGTTTTGGGGGAGGTCATACTCATTTTGAACCAATACCACACGATCACGATTTCTGCGAGAGAGTTGTCATCAAT GTCAGTGGTTTGCGGTTTGAAACCCAGCTACGAACGCTAAACCAGTTTCCCGATACTCTACTAGGCGATCCGGACAGAAGGCTGCGGTATTTCGATCCGCTGCGGAATGAGTATTTTTTTGATCGGAATCGGCCGAGCTTTGATGCCATTTTGTATTATTATCAAAGCGGTA GCGGTCGATTACGGAGACCAGTCAACGTACCTTTAGATGTATTTAGCGAAGAGATTAAGTTTTATGAATTAGGCGAACAAGCAACTAATAAATTtag ggaggaTGAAGGTTTTATcaaggaggaggagaaacCTTTGCCTTCGAATGAAAATCAAAGAAAGGTTTGGTTATTATTTGAATACCCCGAGAGTTCGCAGGCCGCCAGGGTTGTAGCCATAATTAGCGTATTTGTTATACTTTTATCAATTGTTATATTCTGTCTAGAAACATTACCCGAATTTAAACATTATAAG GTGttcaatacaacaacaaatggCACAAAGATCGAGGAGGATGAGGTGCCTGACATTACGGATCCATTCTTCCTCATAGAGACGATATGCATAATATGGTTTACGTTTGAACTTAGTGTCAG GTTCCTTGCTTGTccgaataaattaaatttcttcAGGGATGTTATGAATATAATCGATATAATCGCAATCATTCCTTATTTCATTACATTAGCAACTGTAGTCGCCGAAGAAGAGGATACGTTAAATCTTCCCAAGGCGCCAGTAAGTCCTCAG GACAAGTCAACGAATCAGGCTATGTCCTTAGCAATATTGCGGGTGATACGATTAGTGCGAGTGTTtcgaatatttaaattatctaGGCATTCGAAAGGATTACAAATTCTAGGCAGAACGTTGAAGGCATCCATGCGAGAGTTAGGTTTACTGATATTTTTCCTGTTCATAG GCGTTGTACTCTTCTCATCGGCGGTATATTTTGCGGAAGCAGGAAGCGAAAATTCATTCTTCAAGTCCATACCAGATGCATTTTGGTGGGCTGTAGTTACCATGACTACTGTCGGATATGGTGACATGAC GCCGGTCGGCGTGTGGGGCAAAATCGTGGGCTCGCTGTGCGCGATTGCCGGTGTACTGACAATCGCACTGCCCGTACCGGTTATCGTCAGCAACTTCAACTACTTCTACCATCGGGAAACGGATCAGGAGGAGATGCAAAGTCAGAACTTCAATCACGTTACCAGCTGTCCGTATCTTCCTGGCACTCTGG GTCAACATCTAAAGAAAACTTCGTTGTCCGAATCGTCGTCCGACATGATGGACCTAGAGGACGGGGTCGAGACAACGCCCGGCCTATTAGGTGAACAAAATCGTATGGTTCCATTTTTAGGAGCGCATCTTACCGATAAACAAcaattgcagcagcagcaacagaactGCTGTAAACAACCAtcgaacggtggtggtggtggtggtggtggtttaggtggtggtggcggtgtaggtagcggcggcggcggcgttggTGATATCGGTGGAGGCCTCGGTATTGGTGGGGGCAGTGGTGCCGGCGGTGTCGTCGGCGGTGCCGTCGGGGGCGTGGCCGGCGGTGCCGGCAGCATCGGTGGAACGAATAATAATTTACAACAACGCCATAATAGCGCTTTAGCTGTTAGTATCGAAACCGATGTCTGA
- the LOC120906401 gene encoding potassium voltage-gated channel protein Shaker isoform X6, whose protein sequence is MAYISAQGVISSALRSLPKLSSQDEEGGAAHGFGGGHTHFEPIPHDHDFCERVVINVSGLRFETQLRTLNQFPDTLLGDPDRRLRYFDPLRNEYFFDRNRPSFDAILYYYQSGSGRLRRPVNVPLDVFSEEIKFYELGEQATNKFREDEGFIKEEEKPLPSNENQRKVWLLFEYPESSQAARVVAIISVFVILLSIVIFCLETLPEFKHYKVFNTTTNGTKIEEDEVPDITDPFFLIETICIIWFTFELSVRFLACPNKLNFFRDVMNIIDIIAIIPYFITLATVVAEEEDTLNLPKAPVSPQDKSTNQAMSLAILRVIRLVRVFRIFKLSRHSKGLQILGRTLKASMRELGLLIFFLFIGVVLFSSAVYFAEAGSENSFFKSIPDAFWWAVVTMTTVGYGDMTPVGVWGKIVGSLCAIAGVLTIALPVPVIVSNFNYFYHRETDQEEMQSQNFNHVTSCPYLPGTLGQHLKKTSLSESSSDMMDLEDGVETTPGLLGEQNRMVPFLGAHLTDKQQLQQQQQNCCKQPSNGGGGGGGGLGGGGGVGSGGGGVGDIGGGLGIGGGSGAGGVVGGAVGGVAGGAGSIGGTNNNLQQRHNSALAVSIETDV, encoded by the exons GTCTCTACCCAAGTTGAGCAGTCAGGATGAAGAAGGGGGGGCGGCGCACGGTTTTGGGGGAGGTCATACTCATTTTGAACCAATACCACACGATCACGATTTCTGCGAGAGAGTTGTCATCAAT GTCAGTGGTTTGCGGTTTGAAACCCAGCTACGAACGCTAAACCAGTTTCCCGATACTCTACTAGGCGATCCGGACAGAAGGCTGCGGTATTTCGATCCGCTGCGGAATGAGTATTTTTTTGATCGGAATCGGCCGAGCTTTGATGCCATTTTGTATTATTATCAAAGCGGTA GCGGTCGATTACGGAGACCAGTCAACGTACCTTTAGATGTATTTAGCGAAGAGATTAAGTTTTATGAATTAGGCGAACAAGCAACTAATAAATTtag ggaggaTGAAGGTTTTATcaaggaggaggagaaacCTTTGCCTTCGAATGAAAATCAAAGAAAGGTTTGGTTATTATTTGAATACCCCGAGAGTTCGCAGGCCGCCAGGGTTGTAGCCATAATTAGCGTATTTGTTATACTTTTATCAATTGTTATATTCTGTCTAGAAACATTACCCGAATTTAAACATTATAAG GTGttcaatacaacaacaaatggCACAAAGATCGAGGAGGATGAGGTGCCTGACATTACGGATCCATTCTTCCTCATAGAGACGATATGCATAATATGGTTTACGTTTGAACTTAGTGTCAG GTTCCTTGCTTGTccgaataaattaaatttcttcAGGGATGTTATGAATATAATCGATATAATCGCAATCATTCCTTATTTCATTACATTAGCAACTGTAGTCGCCGAAGAAGAGGATACGTTAAATCTTCCCAAGGCGCCAGTAAGTCCTCAG GACAAGTCAACGAATCAGGCTATGTCCTTAGCAATATTGCGGGTGATACGATTAGTGCGAGTGTTtcgaatatttaaattatctaGGCATTCGAAAGGATTACAAATTCTAGGCAGAACGTTGAAGGCATCCATGCGAGAGTTAGGTTTACTGATATTTTTCCTGTTCATAG GCGTTGTACTCTTCTCATCGGCGGTATATTTTGCGGAAGCAGGAAGCGAAAATTCATTCTTCAAGTCCATACCAGATGCATTTTGGTGGGCTGTAGTTACCATGACTACTGTCGGATATGGTGACATGAC GCCGGTCGGCGTGTGGGGCAAAATCGTGGGCTCGCTGTGCGCGATTGCCGGTGTACTGACAATCGCACTGCCCGTACCGGTTATCGTCAGCAACTTCAACTACTTCTACCATCGGGAAACGGATCAGGAGGAGATGCAAAGTCAGAACTTCAATCACGTTACCAGCTGTCCGTATCTTCCTGGCACTCTGG GTCAACATCTAAAGAAAACTTCGTTGTCCGAATCGTCGTCCGACATGATGGACCTAGAGGACGGGGTCGAGACAACGCCCGGCCTATTAGGTGAACAAAATCGTATGGTTCCATTTTTAGGAGCGCATCTTACCGATAAACAAcaattgcagcagcagcaacagaactGCTGTAAACAACCAtcgaacggtggtggtggtggtggtggtggtttaggtggtggtggcggtgtaggtagcggcggcggcggcgttggTGATATCGGTGGAGGCCTCGGTATTGGTGGGGGCAGTGGTGCCGGCGGTGTCGTCGGCGGTGCCGTCGGGGGCGTGGCCGGCGGTGCCGGCAGCATCGGTGGAACGAATAATAATTTACAACAACGCCATAATAGCGCTTTAGCTGTTAGTATCGAAACCGATGTCTGA
- the LOC120906401 gene encoding potassium voltage-gated channel protein Shaker isoform X1 — protein MTMWQSGGMGHGSQNNPWMKLMGIVHKERRHDNTQSQSGSNDRALNMSLPKLSSQDEEGGAAHGFGGGHTHFEPIPHDHDFCERVVINVSGLRFETQLRTLNQFPDTLLGDPDRRLRYFDPLRNEYFFDRNRPSFDAILYYYQSGSGRLRRPVNVPLDVFSEEIKFYELGEQATNKFREDEGFIKEEEKPLPSNENQRKVWLLFEYPESSQAARVVAIISVFVILLSIVIFCLETLPEFKHYKVFNTTTNGTKIEEDEVPDITDPFFLIETICIIWFTFELSVRFLACPNKLNFFRDVMNIIDIIAIIPYFITLATVVAEEEDTLNLPKAPVSPQDKSTNQAMSLAILRVIRLVRVFRIFKLSRHSKGLQILGRTLKASMRELGLLIFFLFIGVVLFSSAVYFAEAGSENSFFKSIPDAFWWAVVTMTTVGYGDMTPVGVWGKIVGSLCAIAGVLTIALPVPVIVSNFNYFYHRETDQEEMQSQNFNHVTSCPYLPGTLGQHLKKTSLSESSSDMMDLEDGVETTPGLLGEQNRMVPFLGAHLTDKQQLQQQQQNCCKQPSNGGGGGGGGLGGGGGVGSGGGGVGDIGGGLGIGGGSGAGGVVGGAVGGVAGGAGSIGGTNNNLQQRHNSALAVSIETDV, from the exons GTCTCTACCCAAGTTGAGCAGTCAGGATGAAGAAGGGGGGGCGGCGCACGGTTTTGGGGGAGGTCATACTCATTTTGAACCAATACCACACGATCACGATTTCTGCGAGAGAGTTGTCATCAAT GTCAGTGGTTTGCGGTTTGAAACCCAGCTACGAACGCTAAACCAGTTTCCCGATACTCTACTAGGCGATCCGGACAGAAGGCTGCGGTATTTCGATCCGCTGCGGAATGAGTATTTTTTTGATCGGAATCGGCCGAGCTTTGATGCCATTTTGTATTATTATCAAAGCGGTA GCGGTCGATTACGGAGACCAGTCAACGTACCTTTAGATGTATTTAGCGAAGAGATTAAGTTTTATGAATTAGGCGAACAAGCAACTAATAAATTtag ggaggaTGAAGGTTTTATcaaggaggaggagaaacCTTTGCCTTCGAATGAAAATCAAAGAAAGGTTTGGTTATTATTTGAATACCCCGAGAGTTCGCAGGCCGCCAGGGTTGTAGCCATAATTAGCGTATTTGTTATACTTTTATCAATTGTTATATTCTGTCTAGAAACATTACCCGAATTTAAACATTATAAG GTGttcaatacaacaacaaatggCACAAAGATCGAGGAGGATGAGGTGCCTGACATTACGGATCCATTCTTCCTCATAGAGACGATATGCATAATATGGTTTACGTTTGAACTTAGTGTCAG GTTCCTTGCTTGTccgaataaattaaatttcttcAGGGATGTTATGAATATAATCGATATAATCGCAATCATTCCTTATTTCATTACATTAGCAACTGTAGTCGCCGAAGAAGAGGATACGTTAAATCTTCCCAAGGCGCCAGTAAGTCCTCAG GACAAGTCAACGAATCAGGCTATGTCCTTAGCAATATTGCGGGTGATACGATTAGTGCGAGTGTTtcgaatatttaaattatctaGGCATTCGAAAGGATTACAAATTCTAGGCAGAACGTTGAAGGCATCCATGCGAGAGTTAGGTTTACTGATATTTTTCCTGTTCATAG GCGTTGTACTCTTCTCATCGGCGGTATATTTTGCGGAAGCAGGAAGCGAAAATTCATTCTTCAAGTCCATACCAGATGCATTTTGGTGGGCTGTAGTTACCATGACTACTGTCGGATATGGTGACATGAC GCCGGTCGGCGTGTGGGGCAAAATCGTGGGCTCGCTGTGCGCGATTGCCGGTGTACTGACAATCGCACTGCCCGTACCGGTTATCGTCAGCAACTTCAACTACTTCTACCATCGGGAAACGGATCAGGAGGAGATGCAAAGTCAGAACTTCAATCACGTTACCAGCTGTCCGTATCTTCCTGGCACTCTGG GTCAACATCTAAAGAAAACTTCGTTGTCCGAATCGTCGTCCGACATGATGGACCTAGAGGACGGGGTCGAGACAACGCCCGGCCTATTAGGTGAACAAAATCGTATGGTTCCATTTTTAGGAGCGCATCTTACCGATAAACAAcaattgcagcagcagcaacagaactGCTGTAAACAACCAtcgaacggtggtggtggtggtggtggtggtttaggtggtggtggcggtgtaggtagcggcggcggcggcgttggTGATATCGGTGGAGGCCTCGGTATTGGTGGGGGCAGTGGTGCCGGCGGTGTCGTCGGCGGTGCCGTCGGGGGCGTGGCCGGCGGTGCCGGCAGCATCGGTGGAACGAATAATAATTTACAACAACGCCATAATAGCGCTTTAGCTGTTAGTATCGAAACCGATGTCTGA